The segment AGCAAGTACAAGAAGAGGATTTTCGGATACGTGTTATTGCGAATAGTAATACAGCGCAAGACCAACAAGAAAAAGAGCAGCTTGTGAAAAAGTTAAAGCCCTATTTTACGCAAGTTACTACTGCTGGCATAATTGAAAACGAGCAAATTCTGTTATTAAAACAACAAATTGAAACGGAATTAAGCAGAAATTATCCACAGGTGGATACACAAGTTGTACTTGGGGATAACGTATTCCCACCAAAAAGACAAGGTGCTGTATTATATCCGCAAAATGTCTATCATTCTATTGTTGTAAAAATCGGTGATGCACGTGGAGATAACTGGTGGTGCAGCATTTTTCCAGCTATTTGTGAGCCTGAAAAAGAAGAAGTAAAAGAGGAAGAGCAGGAAGAATCAGAGCGTGTAACATTCTTTATTTGGGAATGGATTAAAGGACTTTTTGAATGAATTGTGCACAAATTCAGATAACTTATACACAATTTTTTCTAAGTTATAAACAATATGTGGATAATTCAGTAAAAACGAATAATTGAAGGAAGGTTTTAATGATGAAAACCGTTTGTAAAGTTGTGGATAGTAATGTGAATAGTCAGACTAATTATACACAAGCTGTGGATATCTTACATGCAGGAGAAGTAGTGGCATTTCCTACAGAAACGGTTTATGGTTTAGGAGCTATTGCTACAAATGATTCAGCAGTGAAAAAAATATTCGAAGCGAAGGGGCGTCCTTCAGATAATCCTTTAATTGTCCATATTGGTACAAAAGAAGAGGTGACGCTTTATGTAACTCATATTTCTGAAGTAGCGAAGCAATGTATGGAGTTATTTTGGCCAGGTCCGTTAACACTGATTATGCCTGTAAAACCGAATGTACTGGCTCGAAGTGTAACAGCTGGCTTATCAACAGTCGGGATACGGATGCCCAATCATCCTGTTGCACTAGCATTATTACAGCAGCTTCAACAACCACTTGCTGCGCCAAGTGCT is part of the Lysinibacillus sp. FSL K6-0232 genome and harbors:
- a CDS encoding stage II sporulation protein R, translating into MLNEYKITRLPKQHIFLAFARLVVIAITLQLCILYIPTIIGYAKEATQQVQEEDFRIRVIANSNTAQDQQEKEQLVKKLKPYFTQVTTAGIIENEQILLLKQQIETELSRNYPQVDTQVVLGDNVFPPKRQGAVLYPQNVYHSIVVKIGDARGDNWWCSIFPAICEPEKEEVKEEEQEESERVTFFIWEWIKGLFE